A stretch of Myxococcus hansupus DNA encodes these proteins:
- a CDS encoding AgmX/PglI C-terminal domain-containing protein: MTRALLSAVVLASAVALAQGAPSKAPSGGKSAPTKPAPAKRDGPDVERLPFTPDSIRQVVQHHQGRIQECYEDHMAEKDRTVQGKLMTTFTIDPNGLVKDARVVKKSSTLKDPSLHDCVQAVLSSMTFPKPPDGADHPIEYPFNLKAIE, encoded by the coding sequence ATGACGCGAGCGCTTCTGTCCGCAGTCGTCCTGGCCTCGGCGGTGGCGCTCGCGCAGGGCGCTCCGTCCAAGGCGCCCTCGGGCGGCAAGTCCGCCCCGACGAAGCCGGCCCCCGCCAAGCGCGACGGGCCGGACGTCGAGCGGCTGCCCTTCACCCCGGACTCCATCCGGCAGGTCGTCCAGCACCACCAGGGCCGCATCCAGGAGTGCTACGAAGACCACATGGCGGAGAAGGACCGCACGGTGCAGGGCAAGCTGATGACGACCTTCACCATCGACCCCAACGGGCTGGTGAAGGACGCCCGCGTGGTGAAGAAATCCAGCACGCTCAAGGACCCCAGCCTCCACGACTGCGTGCAGGCCGTCCTGTCGTCCATGACCTTCCCCAAGCCTCCGGATGGCGCGGACCACCCCATCGAGTATCCGTTCAACCTGAAGGCCATCGAGTAG
- a CDS encoding acyl-CoA dehydrogenase family protein, giving the protein MNFELTETQTLIRDTARKFARERVAPLARTLDREERFPTDLFKELGELGLLGVNLPARYGGSEAGAVSYALAMMEMAAADASTSVAMAVTNMCGELINAFGTDAQREKYVTRLASGEAIAGSFALSEPHAGSDPGALRTTAVRRGDSWVLNGSKQWITSGAYAGVLVVWARTSGSGNKGLSCFIVEGGTKGLIIGKHEDKMGLRSSNTVGLTFEDCEIPAENLLGAEGQGFRLAMVALDGGRIGIAAQACGVGRAALEASVAYVKDRKAFGQAIGEFQGPRFMLADMKTQLDAAELLTLRAAVMKEQGQPFSREASMAKLFASEMSNRVADKGVQLHGGYGYIDEFPVERYFRDARVQTIYEGTSEVQRMVIARESFKLLG; this is encoded by the coding sequence GTGAACTTCGAGCTCACCGAGACGCAGACCCTCATCCGTGACACCGCCCGCAAGTTCGCTCGAGAGCGCGTGGCCCCCCTGGCGCGCACGCTGGACCGCGAGGAGCGCTTCCCCACGGACCTCTTCAAGGAGCTGGGCGAGCTGGGCCTGCTCGGCGTGAATCTGCCGGCCCGCTACGGCGGCTCGGAGGCCGGCGCGGTCTCCTACGCCCTGGCGATGATGGAGATGGCGGCCGCGGACGCCTCCACCTCCGTGGCCATGGCCGTCACCAACATGTGCGGCGAGCTCATCAACGCGTTCGGCACCGACGCGCAGCGCGAGAAGTACGTCACGCGCCTGGCGTCCGGTGAGGCCATCGCGGGCTCCTTCGCGCTGTCCGAGCCCCACGCCGGCTCCGACCCGGGCGCGCTGCGCACCACCGCGGTGCGGCGCGGGGACTCGTGGGTCCTCAACGGCAGCAAGCAGTGGATCACCTCCGGCGCGTACGCTGGGGTGCTGGTCGTCTGGGCCCGCACGTCCGGGTCGGGCAACAAGGGCCTGTCGTGCTTCATCGTCGAGGGTGGGACGAAGGGGCTCATCATCGGCAAGCACGAGGACAAGATGGGCCTGCGCTCCTCGAACACGGTGGGGCTCACCTTCGAGGACTGCGAAATCCCCGCGGAGAACCTGCTGGGCGCGGAAGGGCAGGGCTTCCGGCTGGCCATGGTCGCGCTGGACGGCGGGCGCATTGGCATCGCGGCGCAGGCCTGCGGCGTGGGCCGGGCGGCACTCGAGGCGTCGGTGGCCTACGTGAAGGACCGCAAGGCGTTTGGCCAGGCCATTGGCGAGTTCCAGGGCCCTCGCTTCATGCTCGCGGACATGAAGACGCAGTTGGACGCGGCGGAGCTGCTGACGCTGCGCGCGGCGGTGATGAAGGAGCAGGGACAGCCGTTCTCTCGCGAGGCCTCCATGGCGAAGCTGTTCGCCAGCGAGATGAGCAACCGCGTGGCGGACAAAGGCGTACAGCTCCACGGCGGCTACGGGTACATCGACGAGTTCCCGGTGGAGCGGTACTTCCGCGACGCCCGCGTGCAGACCATCTATGAGGGCACCAGCGAGGTGCAGCGGATGGTGATCGCCCGGGAGAGCTTCAAGCTGCTGGGTTGA
- a CDS encoding acyl-CoA dehydrogenase → MNFELTDIQREIQRMTREFAAKELIPNARKWDEHHAWPTDAVKKLAELSLLGVAVPEQHGGAGLDNVCYAIAMEEISRGCASTGVIMSVNNSLYCDPIMKYGTDAQKEQFLAPFARGDKLGCFGLTEPEAGSDAAAQKTVAVRKGDEYVINGSKNWITNGPKADAIVLMTMTNREAGHKGITAFMVPTDTPGFIRAEPDKKMGISAAWSCSMFFEDMRVPAKYMLGKEGEGFKIAMSTLDGGRIGIASQALGIARAAYEEAVRYSGERKSFGKPIREHQAIQFMIADMATEIDAARLLVWRAALQKDKGVRHSAESAMAKLYASEMASRVANKALQVHGGMGYSKEMDVERHVRDARITEIYEGTSEIQRIVIAANLLRE, encoded by the coding sequence ATGAACTTTGAGTTGACCGACATCCAGCGTGAAATCCAGCGGATGACCCGCGAGTTCGCGGCCAAGGAGCTGATCCCCAACGCCCGCAAGTGGGACGAGCACCACGCCTGGCCGACCGACGCGGTGAAGAAGCTCGCCGAGCTGTCCCTGCTGGGCGTGGCCGTTCCCGAGCAGCACGGCGGCGCCGGGCTCGACAACGTCTGCTACGCCATCGCCATGGAGGAGATCAGCCGCGGCTGCGCCTCCACCGGCGTCATCATGAGCGTGAACAACTCGCTCTACTGCGATCCGATCATGAAGTACGGCACGGACGCGCAGAAGGAGCAGTTCCTGGCGCCGTTCGCCCGGGGCGACAAGCTCGGCTGCTTCGGCCTGACGGAGCCCGAGGCCGGCAGCGACGCCGCCGCGCAGAAGACGGTCGCCGTGCGCAAGGGTGACGAGTACGTCATCAACGGCTCGAAGAACTGGATCACCAACGGCCCCAAGGCCGACGCCATCGTCCTGATGACGATGACCAACCGAGAAGCGGGCCACAAGGGCATCACCGCGTTCATGGTCCCCACGGACACCCCGGGGTTCATCCGCGCCGAGCCCGACAAGAAGATGGGCATCAGCGCCGCCTGGTCCTGCTCCATGTTCTTCGAGGACATGCGCGTGCCGGCCAAGTACATGCTCGGCAAGGAAGGCGAGGGCTTCAAGATCGCCATGAGCACGCTGGACGGTGGCCGCATCGGCATCGCGTCGCAGGCGCTGGGCATCGCGCGCGCGGCGTACGAGGAGGCGGTGCGCTACTCCGGTGAGCGCAAGTCCTTCGGCAAGCCCATCCGCGAGCACCAGGCCATCCAGTTCATGATCGCCGACATGGCCACGGAGATCGACGCGGCCCGGCTGCTCGTGTGGCGCGCGGCGCTCCAGAAGGACAAGGGCGTGCGCCACAGCGCGGAGAGCGCCATGGCCAAGCTGTACGCCAGCGAGATGGCCAGCCGCGTGGCGAACAAGGCCCTCCAGGTGCACGGCGGCATGGGCTACAGCAAGGAGATGGACGTGGAGCGCCACGTGCGCGACGCGCGCATCACCGAAATCTACGAAGGCACGAGCGAGATTCAGCGCATCGTCATCGCCGCCAACCTGCTGAGGGAGTAA